GAAGTTGAAGAAGCAGTTGCCACCCTCACCAATAAATCATCTCAGATTATTTCCTTACAGCCAAATATTCTTCAAGATGTTTGGGAGGATATTCAGCGAGTGGCTAATGTCTTTGGGGTGGACTCACGACAGGTGATAGAAAACTTAGAAGCTCGGGTGAAAATAGTAGACCAAAAAACACAAGGTCTTTCCCAAACAGAACATCTTCCGACCGTTGCTTGTATCGAGTGGACTGACCCTTTGATGGTTGCTGCTAATTGGATTCCTGAACTAGTAACCTTAGCAGGAGGACAGTCACTCCTTAGCGTAAAAGGTCAGCCTTCTACTCCTTTGAAGTGGGAAACTCTCTTTTCTAGCGATCCAGATATCATAGTTTTTATGCCCTGCGGCTTTGATTTAAATCGTACTCGTCAAGAAGCTCAGTTGTTAAGTCAACGTCCAGAATGGCAAGAATTGCATGCTGTGAAAAGCGGCAGAGTTTACATTACTGATGGCAATGCCTATTTCAATCGTCCAGGTCCACGACTCGTAGATTCCCTAGAAATTTTGGCAGAAATCCTGCATCCAGAAATCTTTCAATACGGATATAAACAAAAGGCTTGGGAACTGTTGTAAAAAAAGAGAAGAAATGAAGATAAAAAAGATTTTGCCTTTTTCTAAATGAAACAAAAAAGGCTTTTTTCATTCTTTATTTCTTCTCTCTTTTTTGAAGCCATTCAATGAGAGGTCTTAATGTTCCTGGCAGTGCGGTCTCACTCACAGTAACGGTGTGTTTTCTCCCTTCGTCTTCTACCGTTAGCCTATACTGAAAGCGGTCAGGCTGACTTGTAGAGGCTGTTATATTTTCGGGTAAATTGAAGAAATTTGCGGCTTCTACCAATTGGGGGAGTAGGTCGGCTTCGTTTGCTGAAATATTTGCCGTATCTACAGTTTTTGTCCTGCTTATCCCAGCAAAACCACCTGTGCGTTCAAATGATATCCGCATTTTCTGAGTTTCCGTCTTGCTATCTTTTTCAAGAAATAGTAAAAACTGGGAGGATAATATAATAAGTCCCAGTTTAGCAAGAAAAGATAATAGTGAATTATGAATTATGAGTCATTAAAAGTTCCATAATCTATAATTCATAATTCATAATTTTAAAGAACTCCTACCTTTTGCCAAGCGTTCTGCACGGCTTTGTGTTCTTTACTCCCTTGACCGTAGAGTTCTCCAGCCACTTTGAGGGTTGTATCAGCAGCCCGTTTAAAATTGGCTTTGGAACGCAGGCGATCGCGTAAAGTTATATACCAGATTTTCCCGGCTTTTTCCCAAGCATAACCGCCAATCTCCATTGCGGCTAGGTAAAAGGCGTGGTTAGG
The sequence above is a segment of the Mastigocladopsis repens PCC 10914 genome. Coding sequences within it:
- a CDS encoding cobalamin-binding protein, which translates into the protein MTNGSLRIVSLIPGGTEIVAALGLTNAIVGRSHECDYPPEIQDRPVCTQARINSNSPSGEIHDKVNNLLQSALSIYQIKTDVLEKLQPTHIVTQDQCDVCAVSLKEVEEAVATLTNKSSQIISLQPNILQDVWEDIQRVANVFGVDSRQVIENLEARVKIVDQKTQGLSQTEHLPTVACIEWTDPLMVAANWIPELVTLAGGQSLLSVKGQPSTPLKWETLFSSDPDIIVFMPCGFDLNRTRQEAQLLSQRPEWQELHAVKSGRVYITDGNAYFNRPGPRLVDSLEILAEILHPEIFQYGYKQKAWELL
- a CDS encoding protealysin inhibitor emfourin — protein: MRISFERTGGFAGISRTKTVDTANISANEADLLPQLVEAANFFNLPENITASTSQPDRFQYRLTVEDEGRKHTVTVSETALPGTLRPLIEWLQKREKK